The window TCGACGCCTTCAAGGCGCTGCCACGCGATACCGTCATCCACATGCTCAACCTCGTCCGCTTCAAGGATGTCGCGACCTATGTCGAGGGCCATCCGCTGGCGGGGCAGCCACTCACCGGCGCCGAGGCCTATCGCAACTATGGCGCCTACAGCGGGCCGGTGTTCCAGCGCGTCGGGGGCCGCATCGTCTGGCGCGCCGCGATGGAGACGATGCTGATCGGCCCCGAGGGCGAGCACTGGGATGCGATCTTCGTCGCCGAATATCCGAACAGCGGCGCCTTCCTCGAAATGGTCACCGACCCCGTCTATCGCGAGGCGGTGAAACATCGCCAGGCGGCGGTCGAAACCTCGCGTCTGATCCGCTGCACCGCGAATCCGTCTCAGGGCGAGACAGTTTTCGGCTAACAAAGCGTTACCCGTTAACACTCTTTATTCGCGCCTTCTTAACCAACATCGGGCATTCCCTGACGGATATTAAGGGAGTGTTAGCGATGATCTTGCGCGGAAAATGGCTGGTCGCCGGCCTGCTGATGGCAGCGGCCCCGCTCGCCGGGTGCCGGGACAATCCCGATGCCAAGGCCGAACTGTCGCCGCTCGACGACGGGCTGACCAACGCCGATCCGGCGATCAAGGGCTCGCTCGAAGACAAGATCATGGTCGACCCCAAGCTGACCGGTCAGGCGAACCAGAATGCGGTGACGCCAGGCAACAAGCCGGTCGACGGCGGCGTGCCCGCGGTTGCCGGCGCCAAGGCCGCGACGGTTGCCGAAGCCGCCGCGGCGCTGAAGGCGGGCAAGCTGCTCGCCGCGCCCAAAGCGCTGCCGATGGAAGCCTGCGACGGTTGCGACACGAAGCGCCCGGTCACCATCGGCGCGATGGCGCGCGACCAGGCCAAGGGCAGCTGCGACGCCAAGCTGACCTATAACAACCAGTGGGCCGACCGCCTGCCGGCGGCGTTCAAGGTCTATCCGCGCGCGACGCTGCGCGAGGCCGCGGGCATCGCCGGCGGCAAGTGCAACATCCGCGTCGTCAATTTCCAGACCGCGGCGTCGCTGCAGGCGGTGCTCGACTATTATCACACGATGGCGGTCAACGCCGGCTACACCAGCGACCACCGCGTCAACGGCAGCGAACATATGCTCGGCGGCACCAAGGGCGAGCTCGCCTATGTCGTGATGGCACGCACCGACGGCGGCATGACCGACGTCGACCTGGTGGCGTCGGGCGGGCGCTGAGCCAAATCCGGCGCGGACAATGAAAAAGGCCCCGGATCGCTCCGGGGCCTTTTCCTTGCGTGACGCAACCAGGTTTTGCGTCAGACCTTGTCGCCGAGCGCGCCCTTGACCGCGCCCTTGAGGTTCTGGGCCTCGCCCTTGCGTTCCTGCGCTACGCCTTCGGCGCGCAGTCGCTCGTTGTCGGTCGCCTTGCCGACGGCCTGCTTGACGTTGCCGGCGGCCTCGTTAGCGATGCCTTTTGCTTTGTCTGTCAGTTCGCCCATGAGGAGTCTCCTTTGACTGGGTTCGGGAGGCGATCGGCCTCTCGAAACATCAACCCACAGGCGCGCCTGTATGTTCCGAAAAACGGGTTAAACCGTTCATCGCAACGTCATTTTTAACATGGGTTAAGTTGGGTGCCCTCAGGGACGCGCTGCGATCGTATCGAGCGCGGCGGGGTCGCAAATCGTGATGCGGTTGTAATCGACGACGATCAGTCCTGCCGCCTCGAACCCGCGCAGCAGCTTGTTGACGCTCTGCCGCGTCACCCCGAGCATCGCGCCGAGTTGTTCCTGCGGCAACCGCAGGCCCAGATCGATACCATTCGCCCCCGATATGCCGTGAATGCGCGCGAGGTCGGCGAGCGTCGCCGCCATCCGCTGGTCGAGCGAGCCGAGGTTCTGCGCGTCGAGCAGGCGCAGGCTGTCGCCGTGCCGCGCGCACATCAGCAGCGCGACATCGCGCCACAAAATCGGTTCGGCGTCGAGGATCGCCGCCAGCGGGTCGACGGGCAGGTGCAGCAGCACGCTGTCCGCATAGGCGCGATAATCATAATGGATCGGCGGCGCCGCGAGCAGCCGGACGATCGCCAAAATCTCCGGCGGACCGTTGATGCCGAGGACGAATTTCTTGCCCGCCGCCGAACCGCGGCTGATCTCGACCTCGCCCGACGCGATGACGAAGGCTTCGCGCTTTTCGGGGTCCTGCGCATAGATTTCGGTGCCGCGCGGATAATATTCGGCGCGCGCGATCGCCGCGAGCTCGGCGAGCCGCGCTTCGGGCCAGGGCGCGAACAGCGGACAACGCCGCAGCACCGCGATGCGCTCGGCTTGCGACCATGAATACGGCTTCGCTGCCATCGGCCCCTCCCCGCAAAGCTTAGGCGCGCGCACTCAAATTCCCAAGAGATTGTCGGCGCGTTGACAGACGCGGTGCGGGCGCGGCGCTAAGGGCGCGGGAAATATCGGTTCGGGAGATGCCTGTGATGAAGAGACTGCTTGCCCTGCTGGCGATGATCGCCGCCTTCCTGTCCGGCCCCGCCGCCGCGCAACCGGTCAGCGAAGAGGAGGCTTATGCGATTGGCATCGAGGCCTATAGCTATGCCTATCCGCTCGTGCTGATGGAAACGACGCGCCGCGTGTCGACGAACGCCGGATCGCCCGGCCGCCTTCGCGCACCGGTCAACCATTTCGCGAACATGAAAACCTATCCCGATGCGAGTTTCAAGGATGTCGTGCGTCCCAACGCTGACACGCTCTATTCGTCGATGTGGTTCGACGTCGGGAAAGAGCCGCTCGTCCTGACGCTGCCCAACACGCAAGGCCGCTATCATGTCATCCCGCTGATGGACATGTGGACCGACGTCTTCGCGACGCTCGGCACGCGCACGACGGGCAACGACGGCGGCACCGCGGCGATCGTTGGCCCGCATTGGCAGGGGGTGCTGCCCAAGGGCATGCGCCTGATCCGCAGCCCCACCGATATGGGCTGGATCATCGGCCGCATCCAGACCAATGGCGCGGCCGATTACGAGCATGTCCATGGCCTGCAGGCCGGGCTCAAGGCGACCCCGCTGTCGCGCTGGGGCAAGCCTGAAACCGCCGCCGCCACGCCCGCCGCCGACGCCTCGATCGACATGCGGACGCCGTCGGTACAGCAGGTCGCGGCGCTGGCGCCGCAGGCCTTCTTCGCCACCTTCGCCGAACTGATGAAACGCAACCCGCCGCACGCCAGCGACTATTCGGTGGTGCTCCGCATGGAGCGCCTCGGCATCGTTCCCGGCCAGGGTTTCGACCTGTCAAAGGCCGATCCCGCCGTCCAGCGCGGCCTGACCCGCGCCGCGGCCGATGCCTGGCAGCGCATCGTCACCCGCCGCAAGGCGCTGCCGGTCCGCGGCAGCTGGGGCGCGATCGGCAGCACCGTCGGCGTCTATGGCAATGATTATCTCGCGCGTGCCTTCGTCGGCTTCGCGGGACTCGGCGCGCTGCCGCCCGAGGAAGCCGTCTATCCGATGGCGGTGCTCGGCGACGACGGCAAGCCGCTCACCGGCGCGTCCAACTATGTGCTGCATTTCGAAAAGGACCAGATCCCGCCCGCCGACGCCTTCTGGTCGCTGACCATGTATGGCGAGGACCAGTTCTTCGTCGCCAACCCGATCGAACGTTTCGCGATCGGCGACCGCGACAAGCTGGCCTTCAACGCCGATGGCTCGCTCGACCTCTATATCCAGAACGCCTCGCCCGGCGCCGACAGGGAAGCCAACTGGCTGCCCGCCCCGACGGGCGCCTTCACGATGAACCTGCGCCTCTATCTGCCGCAGCGCCGCGCGACCGACGGAAGCTGGGCGCCGCCGCCGGTCAGGCGGGTGCCCTAGCTTCGGCCCAGGGGAGGATTTCGAGGTCGGGCCAGAAGCGGCGCCACCGCGCCGCCTTCTTCTCGAAATAGGCCTCGGTGATCTGCACGGCATTGGCGCGAACGCGCGGATGGAGCAGGTCGGCAAGGCCGAAGGGCGCGATGATGTCGCGGCCATCGCCGCCGCGCAGTCCGACCGCCGAAGACGTGGTCGGAAAAGTGGCGATGGCACCCGCGATCGAGCGATAGGGCCCGATCGCATAGCCGAACTTGGCCTGATACCAGAGGTGGACCCGGGCCTGGTTCTTCACGTCGACGCGAACCGGCAGATCGGCGAACTGCGCGGCGATCCGGCGTTCGGCGGCCAGCTCGCTTTCGTGCGACAGGTCGCCGGCATCGAAATAGACGATGTCGAGATCGTCGATCCCGTGATGGGGGCCGAACCCGAACACTTCGTTCCAGTGCGCTTGTGCGATCAGGCTTCCCGACAATCGGGCGTCGGGCAGGTCGATCGCGTGCCAGCGATCCAGCAGGCTGCCGATCGTCGGATGCCGTTCGGCGAGACCCCACAGGCGCCGGATCAGTGGAAGGGGATCGGACATGCCGCAACCATAGCGGCGCGCCCGGTCGACGACAGCCCCGTCAGATCAACCCCGCCAGCGGGCTCGACGGATCGGCATATTTGCGCAACCCCATGCGCCCCGCCAGATAGGCATCGCGCCCTGCCTCGACCGCGAGCTTCATCCCGCGCGCCATGCGAATCGGGTCCTTCGCCTCGGCGATCGCGGTGTTCATCAGCACGCCGTCGCAGCCGAGTTCCATCGCCACGGCGGCATCGCTCGCGGTGCCGACCCCGGCGTCGACGAGCACGGGCACCGAGGCCCCCTCGACGATCAGGCGGATTGTGACGCGGTTCTGGATGCCCAGCCCCGACCCGATCGGCGCGCCGAGCGGCATGATCGCGACCGCGCCGGCATCCTCGAGCTGCTTCGCGGCGATCGGATCGTCGACGCAATAGACCATCGGCAAAAAGCCTTCCTTGGCCAGCACCTCGGTCGCCTCGAGCGTCTCGCGCATATTGGGATAGAGCGTCTTCGCCTCACCCAGCACCTCGAGCTTGACGAGGTCCCAGCCGCCCGCCTCGCGCGCCAAACGCAGGGTACGGATCGCGTCGTCGGCGTTGAAACAGCCCGCGGTGTTGGGCAGGTAGGTGATCTTCTTGGGATCGATATAATCGGTCAGCATCGGCGCGGTCGGATCCGACACATTGACGCGGCGCACCGCGACGGTGACGATCTCCGCCCCCGACGCCGCGACCGCCGCCGCATTCTGCTCGAAATCCTTATATTTGCCGGTCCCGACAATCAGCCGCGAGGTGAAAGTCCGTCCGGCGACACTCCACTGATCTGCTGACAACTCAACCGCCTCCTACGAAATGAACGATTTCCAGCGCGTCGCCCTCGGCGAGCGCGACGTCGGCAAGCGTCGAGCGCGGGACGATCTCGCGGTTGCGCTCGACCGCGACCTTCTTCACGTCGAGCCCCAGCGACGCGACGAGATCGGCGATGCTGCCCTCGCGCACCTGCCGCGGATCGCCGTTGAGAATGATCGAAATCAAGGGAGTTTCCGCCTCGCTTTGCCTTTTGCCGAGCAGCCCATATAGGGGGAGCGCATTTCGCCGCAACCGAAAGACCGTGCATTGACCGACAAGCCCACCGTCTATGTCCTCAGCGGCCCCAATCTCAACCTGCTCGGCACGCGCGAGCCCGAAATCTATGGCCATGATACGCTGAACGACATCCATGCGCGGCTGGAGGCGCAGGCCGACGGCCTCGGCATCCGCCTCGAATGCCGGCAGACGAACCACGAGGGCACGCTGATCGACTGGCTGCATGAGGCCTATGTCGCGGGCGCAAAGGCGGTGCTGCTCAACGCGGGCGGCTATACCCACACCTCGATCGCGATCCACGACGCGATCAAGTCGATCAAGGTGCCGGTGATCGAGGTTCATTTGTCGGACCCGATGAAACGCGAATCCTTTCGCCATATCAGCTATGTAGGCATGGCGGCGGCGCTGCATTTTGCCGGGCACGGCGCGGCCAGCTATACGCTGGCGCTGGACGCCGCCGCGTCTCTCTGACAAGAGGCGGCATCGAAAACAGGGGTCCGCGCGTCTTCACGTCATGAAAGGCGCCGCAACAAGCAGGAAAATCATCATGGGTGACCATAAAGACAATGGCATCAACATCGATCCGGCCTTCGTCCGCGCGCTCGCGGAACTGCTCGACGATACCGGTCTGTCCGAAATCGAGGTCGAGGACGGCGAACGCAAGATCCGCGTCGCGCGCACGCTGACCGCCGCCGCGCCGGTCGCCTATGCGCCCGCGCCGGTCGCCGCGCCCGCCGCCGCTTCGGCCCCCGCGGCCATCGCCGCGCCGGCCGCACCCGCCGTCGACAGCTTCGCCGACGCAGTGAAGTCGCCGATGGTCGGCACCGTCTATCTCGCCCCCGAACCGAGCGCGCCGAACTTCGCGGCCATCGGCTCGGCAGTAAAGGCCGGCGATACCATTTTGATCATCGAGGCGATGAAGGTCATGAATCCGATCGTCGCGCCCGCGTCGGGCACGCTGAAGGCCGTGCATGTCGAGAACAGCCAGCCGGTCGAGTTCGACCAGCCGCTGTTCACCATCGGCTGAGCAATCGCATGACGATCGAAAAGCTGCTGATCGCCAACCGCGGCGAAATCGCGCTGCGCATCCACCGCGCGTGCCACGAGATGGGCATCAAGACCGTCGCGGTCCATTCGACCGCCGATGCCGACGCGATGCACGTCCGCCTTGCCGACCAGGCCGTGTGCATCGGCCCGCCGGCCGCGAAGGACAGCTATCTCAACATCCCCGCGATCATCTCGGCCGCCGAGGTTACGGGCGCCGACGCGATCCATCCCGGCTACGGCTTTCTTTCGGAAAATGCGCGCTTCGCCGAGATCATCGAGGCGCATAACATGGTCTTCGTCGGACCGAAGCCCGAACATATCCGCACGATGGGCGACAAGGTCGAAGCCAAGCGCACCGCGGTCGCGCTCGGCCTGCCCGTCGTCCCCGGCTCGCCCGGCGCGGTAACCCCCGGCGAGGAAACGCGGAAGCTGGCGGCTGCGATCGGTTATCCCGTCCTCATCAAGGCCGCCTCGGGCGGCGGCGGGCGCGGCATGAAAGTCGTGCCCGACGAGGACAGCCTCGAAAGCCTGATGGGACAGGCCTCGTCCGAAGCCGCGGCGGCGTTCGGCGACCCGACCGTCTATATGGAAAAATATCTCGGCAACCCGCGCCACATCGAATTCCAGGTGTTCGGCGACGGCAACGGGAATGCCATCCACCTCGGCGAACGCGACTGCTCGCTGCAGCGCCGCCACCAGAAGGTGCTCGAAGAAGCCCCCTCGCCCGTCATCTCGGCCGAGGAACGCGCGCGCATGGGCAAGGTGTGCGCCGACGCGATGGCCAAGATGCATTATCGCGGCGCCGGCACGATCGAATTCCTCTGGGAAAATGGCGAGTTCTTCTTCATCGAGATGAACACCCGCATCCAGGTCGAGCATCCGGTGACCGAGATGATCACCGGCTTCGACCTCGTCCGCGAACAGATCCGCATCGCCGACGGCCGCGGCCTGTCGGTGCGGCAGGAGGACCTCGAGTTCCGCGGCCATGCCATGGAATGCCGCATAAACGCCGAGGATCCGCGCACCTTCATGCCCTCGCCGGGCAAGGTCACCCAGTACCACCCCGCCGGCGGCATGCATGTCCG is drawn from Sphingopyxis sp. OPL5 and contains these coding sequences:
- a CDS encoding DUF1330 domain-containing protein — translated: MSDRHIDPERAQFDAFKALPRDTVIHMLNLVRFKDVATYVEGHPLAGQPLTGAEAYRNYGAYSGPVFQRVGGRIVWRAAMETMLIGPEGEHWDAIFVAEYPNSGAFLEMVTDPVYREAVKHRQAAVETSRLIRCTANPSQGETVFG
- a CDS encoding CsbD family protein: MGELTDKAKGIANEAAGNVKQAVGKATDNERLRAEGVAQERKGEAQNLKGAVKGALGDKV
- a CDS encoding Crp/Fnr family transcriptional regulator, with the translated sequence MAAKPYSWSQAERIAVLRRCPLFAPWPEARLAELAAIARAEYYPRGTEIYAQDPEKREAFVIASGEVEISRGSAAGKKFVLGINGPPEILAIVRLLAAPPIHYDYRAYADSVLLHLPVDPLAAILDAEPILWRDVALLMCARHGDSLRLLDAQNLGSLDQRMAATLADLARIHGISGANGIDLGLRLPQEQLGAMLGVTRQSVNKLLRGFEAAGLIVVDYNRITICDPAALDTIAARP
- a CDS encoding DUF1254 domain-containing protein encodes the protein MKRLLALLAMIAAFLSGPAAAQPVSEEEAYAIGIEAYSYAYPLVLMETTRRVSTNAGSPGRLRAPVNHFANMKTYPDASFKDVVRPNADTLYSSMWFDVGKEPLVLTLPNTQGRYHVIPLMDMWTDVFATLGTRTTGNDGGTAAIVGPHWQGVLPKGMRLIRSPTDMGWIIGRIQTNGAADYEHVHGLQAGLKATPLSRWGKPETAAATPAADASIDMRTPSVQQVAALAPQAFFATFAELMKRNPPHASDYSVVLRMERLGIVPGQGFDLSKADPAVQRGLTRAAADAWQRIVTRRKALPVRGSWGAIGSTVGVYGNDYLARAFVGFAGLGALPPEEAVYPMAVLGDDGKPLTGASNYVLHFEKDQIPPADAFWSLTMYGEDQFFVANPIERFAIGDRDKLAFNADGSLDLYIQNASPGADREANWLPAPTGAFTMNLRLYLPQRRATDGSWAPPPVRRVP
- a CDS encoding nucleotidyltransferase family protein; translated protein: MSDPLPLIRRLWGLAERHPTIGSLLDRWHAIDLPDARLSGSLIAQAHWNEVFGFGPHHGIDDLDIVYFDAGDLSHESELAAERRIAAQFADLPVRVDVKNQARVHLWYQAKFGYAIGPYRSIAGAIATFPTTSSAVGLRGGDGRDIIAPFGLADLLHPRVRANAVQITEAYFEKKAARWRRFWPDLEILPWAEARAPA
- a CDS encoding thiazole synthase translates to MSADQWSVAGRTFTSRLIVGTGKYKDFEQNAAAVAASGAEIVTVAVRRVNVSDPTAPMLTDYIDPKKITYLPNTAGCFNADDAIRTLRLAREAGGWDLVKLEVLGEAKTLYPNMRETLEATEVLAKEGFLPMVYCVDDPIAAKQLEDAGAVAIMPLGAPIGSGLGIQNRVTIRLIVEGASVPVLVDAGVGTASDAAVAMELGCDGVLMNTAIAEAKDPIRMARGMKLAVEAGRDAYLAGRMGLRKYADPSSPLAGLI
- the thiS gene encoding sulfur carrier protein ThiS, whose protein sequence is MISIILNGDPRQVREGSIADLVASLGLDVKKVAVERNREIVPRSTLADVALAEGDALEIVHFVGGG
- a CDS encoding type II 3-dehydroquinate dehydratase, with the translated sequence MTDKPTVYVLSGPNLNLLGTREPEIYGHDTLNDIHARLEAQADGLGIRLECRQTNHEGTLIDWLHEAYVAGAKAVLLNAGGYTHTSIAIHDAIKSIKVPVIEVHLSDPMKRESFRHISYVGMAAALHFAGHGAASYTLALDAAASL
- the accB gene encoding acetyl-CoA carboxylase biotin carboxyl carrier protein, encoding MGDHKDNGINIDPAFVRALAELLDDTGLSEIEVEDGERKIRVARTLTAAAPVAYAPAPVAAPAAASAPAAIAAPAAPAVDSFADAVKSPMVGTVYLAPEPSAPNFAAIGSAVKAGDTILIIEAMKVMNPIVAPASGTLKAVHVENSQPVEFDQPLFTIG
- the accC gene encoding acetyl-CoA carboxylase biotin carboxylase subunit translates to MTIEKLLIANRGEIALRIHRACHEMGIKTVAVHSTADADAMHVRLADQAVCIGPPAAKDSYLNIPAIISAAEVTGADAIHPGYGFLSENARFAEIIEAHNMVFVGPKPEHIRTMGDKVEAKRTAVALGLPVVPGSPGAVTPGEETRKLAAAIGYPVLIKAASGGGGRGMKVVPDEDSLESLMGQASSEAAAAFGDPTVYMEKYLGNPRHIEFQVFGDGNGNAIHLGERDCSLQRRHQKVLEEAPSPVISAEERARMGKVCADAMAKMHYRGAGTIEFLWENGEFFFIEMNTRIQVEHPVTEMITGFDLVREQIRIADGRGLSVRQEDLEFRGHAMECRINAEDPRTFMPSPGKVTQYHPAGGMHVRVDSGLYAGYSIPPYYDSMIGKLIVYGRTRESCMMRMRRALEEMVVSGVKTNIPLHQALLSAPDVIHGDYTIKWLEEWLAKQDEEASA